A single window of Methanothermobacter marburgensis str. Marburg DNA harbors:
- a CDS encoding sugar phosphate isomerase/epimerase family protein, translated as MRLGFSTLALFMEPMENILEKAEEDGFQLLEILCEGPYWPRRLLEDGAALEVFESFDLEILLHAPTIDLNPGSMNQGVREETERQMIETVELASRIGATTVTTHPGLVHRREERIRNAALKFAAETLKNCVAHAEDSSVKFSVENMPDRFSYLCNSPRELEEFSEKCGSYVTVDVGHANTTGFLEDFLSMERIAHHHLSDNNGERDQHLPLGEGTVDLELLRGIDRGVIELNNYEGVIKSRRILESFY; from the coding sequence ATGAGACTCGGATTTTCAACCCTGGCACTTTTCATGGAACCAATGGAGAATATCCTGGAGAAAGCAGAGGAGGACGGCTTTCAGCTTCTTGAAATACTCTGCGAGGGACCCTACTGGCCCCGGAGGCTCCTTGAAGATGGGGCAGCACTGGAGGTATTTGAATCCTTTGACCTTGAGATACTCCTCCACGCCCCCACCATAGACCTGAACCCTGGCAGCATGAACCAGGGCGTAAGGGAGGAAACAGAAAGACAGATGATTGAGACAGTGGAACTCGCATCAAGGATAGGGGCAACAACCGTAACAACCCACCCGGGTCTTGTGCACAGGAGGGAGGAGAGGATAAGGAACGCGGCTCTTAAATTCGCGGCAGAAACACTTAAAAACTGTGTGGCCCATGCAGAGGATTCATCGGTAAAGTTCTCAGTTGAGAACATGCCTGACAGGTTCTCATACCTCTGCAACAGCCCCCGTGAGCTTGAAGAATTCTCAGAGAAATGCGGATCATATGTGACTGTGGATGTGGGCCATGCAAACACCACAGGTTTCCTTGAGGATTTCCTCAGCATGGAAAGAATAGCCCACCACCACCTGAGCGACAACAACGGTGAAAGGGACCAGCACCTCCCCCTGGGGGAGGGCACGGTTGACCTTGAACTCCTCAGGGGGATAGACCGTGGGGTGATAGAACTGAATAACTATGAGGGAGTCATAAAGAGCAGGAGAATCCTGGAATCATTTTATTGA
- a CDS encoding TMEM175 family protein codes for MRQKNEEEQIEGLADGIFAIAMTLLVLGIEVPEGIITESSMASYLTLLAPRIYIYCLSFLLLGIFWRVNHMQFENLREVDTGFLWINIFWLMFVAMVPFSTELTRDYGGLVTSNVIFHVNMLMIGLLLSASWFYAYRNGLMDVERDQYLRALKRNLLICGNRGAPDNTIHARVQLHCLCNQVLKRFI; via the coding sequence TTGAGGCAAAAGAATGAAGAAGAACAGATTGAGGGCCTCGCCGATGGAATATTTGCCATTGCAATGACACTCCTTGTTCTGGGCATTGAAGTGCCAGAGGGAATCATAACAGAGTCCTCAATGGCTTCATACCTCACACTCCTCGCCCCCAGGATCTACATCTACTGCCTCAGCTTCCTCCTCCTCGGGATTTTCTGGCGGGTTAACCACATGCAATTTGAAAACCTGAGGGAGGTTGACACGGGTTTCCTGTGGATAAACATATTCTGGCTGATGTTTGTGGCCATGGTGCCCTTCTCAACGGAACTTACAAGAGACTATGGCGGACTTGTGACATCCAATGTCATATTCCATGTTAACATGCTGATGATAGGCCTCCTACTATCTGCAAGCTGGTTCTATGCATATAGAAATGGGCTCATGGATGTTGAAAGGGACCAGTACCTGAGGGCACTTAAGAGGAACCTTCTGATTTGTGGCAATCGTGGCGCTCCTGATAACACCATTCACGCCCGGGTACAGCTCCATTGCCTATGCAATCAGGTCCTCAAGAGGTTCATCTAG
- a CDS encoding DsrE family protein: MGDERIYRVVFHLDEDDDERVLLLFANVRNLMADIQNVEIEVVAYSKGVSALMRDSEYSDMIGELIDDGVRFAACSNTLNAWGITSGELVEGVDTVSSGVGEIVRKQCDGWAYIRP, encoded by the coding sequence ATGGGTGATGAGAGGATTTACCGTGTGGTCTTCCACCTTGATGAGGATGACGATGAGAGGGTTTTGCTGCTTTTTGCCAATGTGAGGAACCTGATGGCCGACATTCAGAATGTTGAGATTGAGGTTGTGGCGTACTCAAAGGGTGTCAGCGCCCTCATGAGGGACTCAGAGTACTCAGATATGATCGGTGAGCTCATTGATGATGGTGTCAGATTTGCTGCCTGTTCCAACACCCTGAATGCATGGGGTATAACCTCAGGGGAACTTGTTGAGGGTGTTGATACCGTATCCTCGGGTGTGGGTGAGATTGTCAGAAAACAGTGCGATGGATGGGCCTATATAAGACCCTGA
- a CDS encoding bifunctional metallophosphatase/5'-nucleotidase yields MSELCIVQVNDTHGYLKSHPELFWEGRNIRYETLGGYHHIAGLVDGIREEGPTLLFDCGDTIHGTYHAVKSEGAALIPILNEMRFDAMTAHWEFAYGPRRFMEISEKLNHPVLAINCYHEGTERLAFRPYEIVERGDLQVGVVGIASNIVDKVMPPRFSEGLEFTLGRDELPYWIEVLRDEERVDLVVVISHLGFPQECQLAADVDGIDVLLSAHTHNRLERPFIVNDTIIIQSGCHGSFIGRLDLEVDGGVQKFKHELVRVRGPSNEDVEEMVMRAVEVDRDYLEATVGSTRTHLNRYTILESTMDNLLLRAIMDADDSELAFSNGWRYGAPVPPGDIRVEDLWNIIPVNPPVSRVELLGREILEMMEENIELTFSRDPYRQMGGYLKRCMGLEIYFKIENPPGSRVQKIFVNGKPLEPDRTYSAVYVTSQGVPSRYGDNHEEMDIRAVDALREYVEKNSPVDAELDGRITPV; encoded by the coding sequence TTGAGTGAACTTTGCATCGTGCAGGTGAATGACACCCACGGCTACCTCAAATCCCACCCGGAACTCTTCTGGGAGGGCAGAAATATAAGGTATGAGACCCTGGGGGGCTACCACCACATAGCAGGCCTTGTGGATGGAATACGTGAAGAAGGACCCACACTACTATTTGACTGTGGTGACACCATACACGGCACATACCATGCCGTGAAGAGCGAGGGCGCCGCCCTTATCCCCATACTCAATGAAATGCGCTTTGATGCCATGACAGCCCACTGGGAGTTCGCCTATGGACCCAGAAGATTCATGGAAATATCTGAAAAGCTGAATCACCCAGTTCTTGCAATAAACTGCTACCATGAGGGTACAGAACGCCTTGCTTTTAGACCATATGAGATAGTGGAGAGGGGTGACCTCCAGGTGGGTGTTGTGGGGATAGCATCCAATATAGTGGATAAGGTGATGCCCCCACGGTTCAGTGAGGGCCTTGAGTTCACCCTTGGACGTGATGAACTCCCCTACTGGATAGAGGTGCTCCGTGATGAGGAGCGGGTCGACCTGGTGGTGGTCATATCACATCTGGGTTTCCCCCAGGAGTGCCAGCTGGCGGCGGATGTTGATGGCATAGACGTGCTTCTGAGCGCCCACACCCACAACAGGCTCGAGAGACCCTTCATTGTCAATGACACCATCATAATACAGTCAGGGTGCCATGGCTCATTCATTGGACGCCTTGACCTTGAGGTTGATGGTGGTGTCCAGAAATTCAAACACGAACTTGTAAGGGTCAGAGGTCCGTCAAATGAGGATGTTGAGGAGATGGTCATGAGGGCGGTTGAGGTGGACAGGGACTACCTTGAGGCCACCGTGGGTTCAACCAGGACGCACCTCAACAGGTACACCATACTGGAGTCAACCATGGACAACCTTCTCCTCCGGGCAATAATGGATGCGGATGACTCTGAACTTGCATTCTCCAATGGATGGCGCTACGGTGCCCCGGTACCCCCTGGAGATATCCGGGTTGAGGACCTCTGGAACATTATCCCTGTTAATCCCCCGGTATCACGTGTTGAACTTCTGGGGAGGGAGATCCTGGAGATGATGGAGGAGAACATTGAGCTCACATTCTCCAGGGACCCCTACAGGCAGATGGGGGGCTACCTCAAGAGGTGCATGGGCCTCGAGATCTACTTCAAGATAGAAAACCCGCCCGGTAGCCGGGTACAGAAGATATTCGTGAACGGGAAGCCCCTTGAGCCGGATAGAACCTACAGTGCAGTCTACGTCACCAGTCAGGGTGTGCCATCACGGTACGGTGATAACCACGAGGAGATGGACATAAGGGCCGTTGACGCCCTCAGGGAGTACGTTGAGAAGAACAGCCCTGTTGACGCCGAGCTCGATGGTAGGATAACACCTGTATGA
- a CDS encoding HAD family hydrolase: MKAAVFDNSGTLIRRYRALKNLKTGKICDRMNSLDIVDYRDRRALVVLQTDPATCIVNAKPDQTIYEFIKRNRIDFDVSYANTAVTSDEILDILRDDPATVRDIQDTIDAVSSKNYNIQICSGSGFIVNIDRNMVDFTITAGGKLFPEVLEVVEELRKRNIHIYIASGDRRGSLRELARIIRIPQENVFDTADTERKAEIIQNLKRRYSSVMMVGNGLNDILALREADVGVLTLQQREPVPQRLIDAADYVVDNIREVLDIEF, encoded by the coding sequence ATGAAGGCAGCTGTTTTTGATAACTCAGGGACACTCATAAGAAGGTACAGGGCCCTCAAGAACCTTAAAACAGGTAAGATATGTGACAGGATGAATTCACTTGATATAGTGGATTACAGGGATAGAAGGGCCCTTGTTGTGCTTCAGACCGACCCTGCGACATGTATTGTAAACGCAAAACCCGACCAGACCATATATGAGTTCATAAAGAGGAACCGCATAGACTTCGATGTCAGCTACGCCAACACCGCGGTTACCTCTGATGAGATCCTGGATATCCTCAGGGATGACCCTGCAACTGTCAGGGACATACAGGACACCATAGATGCCGTTTCCAGTAAGAACTACAACATACAGATATGCAGTGGATCCGGCTTCATAGTCAACATTGACAGAAACATGGTTGACTTCACAATAACCGCAGGTGGAAAACTCTTCCCGGAGGTCCTGGAGGTTGTGGAGGAACTCAGGAAAAGAAACATCCACATATACATTGCATCAGGAGACCGGAGGGGGTCACTGAGGGAACTTGCAAGGATCATCAGGATACCCCAGGAAAACGTCTTTGACACCGCTGACACCGAGAGGAAGGCAGAGATAATCCAGAACCTGAAGCGAAGGTACAGCAGTGTCATGATGGTGGGTAACGGCCTCAACGATATCCTTGCATTGAGGGAGGCTGACGTGGGGGTTTTAACACTACAGCAGAGGGAACCTGTTCCTCAGAGGCTGATTGATGCTGCTGACTACGTTGTTGATAACATAAGGGAGGTTCTGGATATAGAATTCTAA
- a CDS encoding DUF1156 domain-containing protein, protein MDERFIERTFPVARVSENSAREKNIRHGHISTLHIWWARRPLASSRATIYASLIPTAGDELEEVRVKRFIEELSEWENSLNQGMIERARRDIREYNGRPPRVLDPFGGGGSIPLEALRLGCETYSMDLNPVAVLIQKCTLEYPQRYGASDSWSDSESRLLRDVKRWGEWVLREAREELSRFYPEDDDGSIPAAYIWARTLPCQNPDCGAEVPLMRQYWLARKKNRKIALKPVVTGAGVEFEIVEDPDFDPSRGTISRAIVTCPVCGSTIPGADTRRLFQEGKAGERLIAVALTHPQRRGKTYRLATERDLEACMEAQEYLEKKRDELMDQWGIDPVPDEELPPVGTLGFRIQRYDMKTWGDLFNARQKLALITFTEKIRQAHQEMLKEGYEEDYSKAVVSYLGLGLDRIADRNGSLSIWNNIAEKQEHTFGRQALPMVWDYAETNVIKGVQGWKKQFSYTLNALEKIFKSFLKISGLVPHVFQGSAVSLPFDDDYFDAVFTDPPYYDNVPYSYLSDFFYVWLKRALGDLYPDLFMTPLTPKRGEMVAYTNDKSMDEAREEFESMLRDSFREIHRVLRPGGIANIVYAHKTTHGWETVINSILDSGLVVTASWPIFTEMRARMRAQGSAALASSIYIVARKPDFEKSTGYYEEVLGELKEVLGEKLDYLWGEGISGPDFFIAAIGAGLEVIGKYSEILKYNGEIVRGSRLLDDIRAVAADFAIRRILDNGFAEGLSSLTRFYLFYRWNFGNSSVDFDEARKLAGSLGIDLQNTRTGFIRIQRGKVTVLGPDKRGEDHDTTELIDALHLAARLWSQGRREELQDLLLETGYGTDEKFYRVAQAIIEFLPDCKEKQWLEGLTVNRDTMIKTIKEKTSQKTLRDY, encoded by the coding sequence ATGGATGAGAGGTTTATTGAGAGGACTTTTCCTGTTGCGAGGGTGAGTGAGAATTCTGCCCGTGAGAAGAATATAAGGCATGGTCATATTTCCACGCTTCATATCTGGTGGGCCCGCCGGCCCCTTGCAAGCAGCCGGGCCACCATCTACGCCAGTCTGATCCCAACTGCGGGTGATGAACTGGAGGAGGTCCGGGTTAAGAGGTTCATTGAGGAGTTGAGTGAGTGGGAGAACAGTTTGAATCAGGGGATGATTGAGAGGGCCCGGAGGGATATAAGGGAGTATAATGGTCGGCCGCCCCGTGTGCTGGACCCCTTTGGTGGTGGTGGCAGCATACCCCTTGAGGCCCTCCGTCTGGGGTGTGAAACCTACAGTATGGATCTCAACCCGGTGGCTGTCCTCATCCAGAAGTGCACACTTGAGTACCCCCAGAGGTACGGGGCCAGTGATTCCTGGTCTGACAGTGAATCCAGGCTTCTGAGGGATGTTAAGAGGTGGGGTGAATGGGTCCTCAGGGAGGCCAGGGAGGAGCTTTCACGTTTCTACCCGGAGGATGATGATGGTTCAATCCCGGCGGCTTACATCTGGGCCAGGACACTTCCCTGCCAGAACCCTGACTGCGGGGCAGAGGTACCACTCATGAGACAGTACTGGCTCGCCAGGAAAAAGAACAGGAAAATAGCCCTCAAACCTGTGGTTACAGGTGCGGGTGTGGAATTTGAGATTGTGGAGGACCCTGACTTTGACCCCTCCAGGGGGACCATTTCAAGGGCCATTGTGACCTGTCCTGTCTGCGGTTCAACCATACCTGGCGCTGATACCAGGCGTCTGTTCCAGGAGGGTAAGGCGGGTGAGAGGCTCATCGCCGTGGCACTCACACACCCCCAGAGGAGGGGTAAAACCTACCGCCTCGCAACAGAAAGGGATCTGGAAGCCTGCATGGAAGCCCAGGAATACCTGGAAAAGAAAAGAGATGAACTCATGGACCAGTGGGGAATAGACCCAGTCCCGGATGAGGAGTTACCTCCTGTGGGGACTCTGGGTTTCAGGATACAGAGATATGATATGAAGACATGGGGTGATCTTTTCAATGCCCGGCAGAAACTTGCCCTCATCACATTCACTGAGAAAATCCGGCAAGCACACCAAGAAATGCTAAAAGAAGGATACGAAGAGGACTACTCAAAGGCTGTAGTAAGCTATCTGGGATTGGGATTGGACAGGATAGCTGATAGAAATGGTTCTCTCTCTATATGGAACAACATAGCTGAGAAACAAGAACACACATTTGGCAGGCAAGCTTTGCCAATGGTTTGGGATTATGCTGAAACTAATGTCATAAAAGGAGTTCAAGGTTGGAAAAAACAGTTTTCATATACTTTAAATGCGTTAGAAAAAATTTTTAAGTCTTTTTTAAAAATCTCTGGTCTTGTTCCCCATGTTTTTCAAGGTTCTGCAGTTTCTCTTCCTTTTGACGATGACTATTTTGATGCGGTTTTCACTGATCCTCCGTATTATGATAATGTGCCGTATTCGTATCTTTCGGATTTCTTTTATGTGTGGTTGAAGAGGGCCCTGGGTGATCTTTACCCGGATCTTTTCATGACACCCCTCACGCCTAAGAGGGGTGAGATGGTGGCCTACACCAATGATAAGAGTATGGATGAGGCCCGGGAGGAGTTCGAGTCCATGCTCAGGGACTCATTCAGGGAGATACACCGTGTCCTCAGGCCAGGTGGCATAGCCAATATCGTCTATGCCCATAAGACCACCCATGGCTGGGAAACCGTTATAAACTCCATCCTTGACTCTGGTCTAGTGGTGACCGCGTCGTGGCCCATATTCACTGAGATGAGGGCGCGTATGCGTGCCCAGGGTTCAGCGGCCCTTGCCTCCTCTATTTATATTGTAGCCCGTAAGCCTGATTTTGAGAAGAGCACCGGTTATTATGAGGAGGTTCTGGGTGAGTTGAAGGAGGTCCTGGGTGAGAAGCTGGATTACCTGTGGGGTGAGGGTATAAGTGGCCCGGACTTTTTCATCGCGGCCATAGGGGCCGGCCTGGAGGTTATAGGGAAGTACAGTGAGATTCTCAAGTACAATGGCGAGATTGTCAGGGGTTCCCGGTTACTGGATGATATACGCGCGGTTGCCGCGGATTTCGCCATAAGGAGGATACTGGATAATGGATTCGCCGAGGGACTCTCATCCCTCACAAGGTTCTACCTCTTCTACCGGTGGAACTTCGGAAACTCCAGCGTGGACTTCGACGAGGCCAGAAAACTCGCAGGCAGCCTCGGCATAGACCTCCAGAACACCAGGACCGGATTCATAAGGATACAGAGGGGTAAGGTCACAGTCCTCGGCCCCGACAAGAGGGGTGAGGACCATGACACCACAGAACTCATAGACGCACTCCACCTCGCAGCCAGACTCTGGAGCCAGGGCAGGAGAGAAGAACTCCAAGACCTGCTCCTTGAAACCGGCTACGGAACCGATGAAAAATTCTACAGGGTAGCCCAGGCCATAATAGAATTCCTGCCAGACTGCAAGGAAAAACAGTGGCTCGAAGGACTCACAGTGAACAGAGACACCATGATAAAAACAATCAAAGAAAAAACCAGCCAGAAAACTCTCAGGGATTATTAA
- a CDS encoding LysE family transporter: MLSVILFTVTSFIIGLSGAMAPGPLLTVTVSDSIQGGFRAGPLLVTGHILGEAILVVLIFMGMGYLLSSESASSFIGIAGGSVLIWTGIRGLRSGDESSGDIPAGGSVLRGAVISFSNPYFFIWWGAVGAALMYSGLELAGAAGLAGFLVGHWSSDLAWYSLVSFLSSRGSFDTGGRIYRAVMVACNGFILLAGLYFLTGGLAVIF; encoded by the coding sequence ATGCTCAGTGTCATCCTATTTACCGTAACATCCTTCATAATAGGCCTCTCAGGGGCAATGGCCCCTGGCCCCCTTCTCACTGTCACGGTCTCGGACTCCATTCAGGGGGGTTTCAGGGCAGGGCCCCTCCTTGTCACAGGCCACATCCTGGGTGAGGCCATCCTGGTTGTCCTGATATTCATGGGTATGGGCTACCTCCTCTCATCAGAGTCCGCATCCTCATTCATTGGGATTGCAGGTGGCTCCGTCCTCATCTGGACCGGCATCAGGGGTCTGAGGTCCGGGGACGAATCATCCGGGGATATTCCAGCAGGGGGATCTGTCCTCAGGGGAGCTGTGATAAGTTTTTCCAACCCCTACTTCTTTATATGGTGGGGTGCTGTTGGGGCCGCCCTCATGTACAGTGGACTTGAACTTGCAGGTGCTGCTGGACTTGCAGGTTTCCTTGTGGGTCACTGGTCATCCGACCTGGCCTGGTACAGCCTGGTATCCTTTCTATCATCCAGAGGATCCTTTGATACAGGTGGAAGGATTTACAGGGCAGTTATGGTGGCATGTAACGGTTTTATTTTGCTTGCAGGACTCTACTTCCTCACTGGAGGACTTGCAGTCATTTTCTGA